One stretch of Microbacterium terrae DNA includes these proteins:
- a CDS encoding urease subunit gamma gives MHLSPADTEKLLLAVAGMVARDRRARGVRLNHPEAVALLSTWVIERARDGAGVAQLMSEGRTVLGRDDVMDGVADMLADVQVEATFPDGRKLVTLHNPID, from the coding sequence ATGCACCTGTCACCCGCAGACACGGAGAAGCTCCTGCTGGCCGTGGCCGGCATGGTCGCGCGCGATCGACGCGCGCGCGGGGTGAGGCTCAACCACCCGGAGGCGGTCGCGCTCCTGTCGACCTGGGTCATCGAGCGCGCCCGCGACGGCGCCGGTGTCGCACAGCTCATGTCGGAGGGGCGCACGGTGCTCGGACGCGACGACGTGATGGACGGGGTCGCCGACATGCTCGCCGACGTCCAGGTCGAGGCGACGTTCCCCGACGGCCGCAAGCTCGTCACCCTCCACAACCCGATCGACTGA
- the ureB gene encoding urease subunit beta encodes MASGSTAGPGAIRVRSGWIELNADRADDERLELVILNTGDRPVQIGSHIHLPDVNAALEFDRAAAAGFRLDIPSGTSERFEPGVSKRVAAVSLRGRRRVAGLQIRPIAEGS; translated from the coding sequence ATGGCATCAGGGTCAACAGCAGGTCCGGGAGCGATCCGGGTCCGGTCGGGGTGGATCGAGCTCAACGCCGATCGCGCCGACGACGAGCGCCTCGAGCTCGTCATCCTCAACACCGGTGATCGCCCGGTGCAGATCGGCTCGCACATCCACCTCCCCGACGTGAACGCGGCGCTCGAGTTCGACCGGGCCGCGGCCGCGGGCTTCCGGCTCGACATCCCCTCGGGCACGTCGGAGCGGTTCGAGCCGGGGGTGTCCAAGCGCGTCGCCGCTGTCTCGCTGCGCGGACGTCGCCGCGTCGCCGGTCTGCAGATTCGTCCGATCGCGGAAGGCAGCTGA